TCAGTTCGAatctgatttttttcttttatttgaaaattgttgGGTTGGTGGTTCGGTTTGGAGTTTGGAATTTGGAGGTAGCTTTTTTGTGAAGCTTTGTGATGTCTGATTGTTGTATTCTTTCTTGTGCTTTTAGGATCATTTTTTGAAGAGGAAAGTTGGTCCTGAAATTAGAATTTTGGTCCGATCGTATCAAAGATGTTTGCTCGGATTTTAGGCAAACCTAAGCAAGAGACTAATGCTCTCGCCACCCTTGATAAATTAAACGAGGTATGCTGTTTtgcttgtttctttctttccctcTAAGTATTCGAATTATTAGTTTTTGGTGTGATAGATGGAGGTGGGTCGTTATCGAAATTGAAGGTGAATTCGCTACCGTCTGGGATATTAGATAGGGAGGTCTTTTGGATCGGTTCTGCAATTATGAGTTGATGGATTTTCCAGGCCTGGTTTACTTATTCAGTCTTGAGTCAGTTCGATATGGTTCTGTGAGCTATCTTAACTGATAGTGTGGATTTTAATTGCTACAGCTTTGATCTTTTGAAAGAAACTGAAGGGGCTTGTAGATGACTTAGTTCATGTCATGTATATGATTTCTTTGAAACATGTGGGTAGATGCCCAGTGTATAATCCTTTCGAGTGTTTTAGAAGttatatttctcaattttatactTCGGCTGGATGGAGTATGTTAATCAGAATGGTGTGATACCAAACCGTCATTTTGTAGAGCCTTAGTGTTAGATACTTTGTTCTATGTTGGTATAACCTGTTGACCTGGTACTACCTTTTGGAGTTCACTCATGACATGCCGAAGGGgagcatattttattttcttcctcaGTTCTCAccataaagaagaaaagacgGGGAAAAACCTTCAACTAGAAAGCAATATAAGGAGCACTGAGCTAGTGACAGGACATTATATAGAGCTGTTTTGTTTCCTTAGCTTTGTACTGCTGGAGCTTGAAGTGAAAGTTTGTTGAATGCTTCCTGTTCGCAGAGTTCCATTTTAGATCAGTGCTAAATGAACcataatcatatattgataGGTATTGATAATGTTCCATTCCCAACTTCCTTTATGCCCTAACTTGTCTTCATTTGGGATGTTTGTTCTCCCCAGACGCTTGAGATGCTTGAGAAGAAGGAAAGTGTGCTTCAAAAGAAGGCATCTGGAGAGGTGGAGAAGGCCAAAGCGTATACAAAAGCAAAGAACAAGAGAGGTATCATAATGGTTGCCGTTAAGGATTCCTCCAGATTTGACCCCCgaaattttacttttgtttcttcctttCCTTTCCATTCTGAATAATGGTTTCCCGTTTTGGCTTCTCTTATAGTTGTTTGCTGATTTTAGTCATTTGCCCGTGATCTGAAGCTACTTATAGAAACAAGTTTGTGACAGAAGTGGCAAAAACATTTATAATAGACTTTCCCTTACAGTTTCCCCTAGGGAACAACTTTTTTGTAGGTTGCTTTATAATAAACTTTCCATGTTTGTGTTCGAGGGTCAGGTGAGGTTGGCTTCGCTGTCCACCTTCCCTCCTCCACTGCTTTTgcttaaatcaaatatattggTCAGCAAGAACCAAGAAGTTTGcttatttgattgatttattatatatggcTCTATGTTTATTGGCAGTGTCTTGATTAGTTAGACACAAAAAGGTTGCACAATGCTTAGTTTCCTTAACAATAAATCAGGTTCCTATTGGTTAATTAACTAAGTATATTAAGGTTTCATGTGATATTATGGTACTGACTTGGGCTAGAAAACACAATCATGCAGCTGCTATACAGTGTTTGAAGAGGAAAAAACTCTATGAGGAACAGATTGGTCAGCTTGCAAATTTCCAACTGCGCATCCACGATCAGGTCCaactaattttgtatttttgattGCTCTGAATACAAAGCATGCATGCTTGAGCGCTCATGTAAATTCTCATCCTTGTAGATGATAATGTTAGAGGGTGCAAAGGCTACTACTGAAACTGTGGATGCCTTAAGAAGTGGAGCAGCTGCAATGAAAGCAATGCAGAAAGCCACGTAAGTAGATGGATTAAACAATTTAGAATATGGACcttc
This Sesamum indicum cultivar Zhongzhi No. 13 linkage group LG5, S_indicum_v1.0, whole genome shotgun sequence DNA region includes the following protein-coding sequences:
- the LOC105161828 gene encoding vacuolar protein sorting-associated protein 32 homolog 2-like, with translation MFARILGKPKQETNALATLDKLNETLEMLEKKESVLQKKASGEVEKAKAYTKAKNKRAAIQCLKRKKLYEEQIGQLANFQLRIHDQMIMLEGAKATTETVDALRSGAAAMKAMQKATNIDDVDKTMDEINEQTENMKQIQEALATPIGAAADFDEDELEAELEELEGAELEEQLLQPATTAPAAPVKVPAGRVPTRPAPQKRTEEEEELAALQAEMAL